Proteins found in one Clostridium kluyveri DSM 555 genomic segment:
- a CDS encoding transposase, which yields MVSSIFDVFNHFFLDLQIDSIKTSESELAKKNINAIRKILPNTNFIVVFDRGYPSIELIHFLEKNGVQYLFRLSSNDYKKEREFMITEDKVVKLTHTNPRLTKIKKNHPEIVEELRVKKYTSSRIVLSKLPSGNELALMTNLPTEFSGKEIENLYFKRWEIEKNIIP from the coding sequence TTGGTAAGTAGTATATTTGATGTATTTAATCATTTCTTTTTAGATTTGCAAATAGATTCTATTAAAACAAGTGAAAGTGAGCTAGCAAAGAAAAATATTAATGCCATAAGAAAGATACTGCCGAATACAAATTTTATTGTTGTATTTGACCGTGGATATCCGTCAATAGAATTAATTCACTTTTTAGAGAAAAATGGAGTTCAGTATTTGTTTAGACTATCCAGCAATGATTATAAAAAAGAACGGGAGTTTATGATTACAGAAGATAAAGTTGTAAAGCTTACGCATACAAATCCAAGGCTAACAAAAATAAAAAAGAATCATCCTGAAATTGTGGAGGAATTAAGGGTAAAAAAGTATACTTCATCGAGGATTGTTTTATCCAAATTACCATCTGGAAATGAACTTGCACTGATGACAAATCTCCCGACTGAATTCAGTGGAAAAGAAATAGAGAATCTATATTTTAAGAGATGGGAAATTGAAAAAAATATCATACCCTGA
- a CDS encoding transposase, whose amino-acid sequence MKLESVTGKAALYVYQDFWAQIVVYNMIQDILHSSNKTIEKETEKRKYKYPIRINENIAIGLFKEKFIKLLIEPNDRIREEKLIQLQNP is encoded by the coding sequence ATGAAGCTAGAAAGTGTTACAGGAAAAGCAGCATTATATGTATATCAAGACTTTTGGGCACAAATAGTTGTTTACAACATGATACAGGACATCTTACATTCATCAAATAAAACTATAGAAAAAGAAACAGAGAAGCGTAAATATAAGTATCCTATCAGGATCAATGAAAATATAGCGATAGGACTATTTAAAGAAAAATTTATAAAATTGTTAATTGAACCAAATGATAGAATTAGAGAGGAAAAATTAATCCAATTACAAAATCCATAG